CATCAAACAAAATAACAATACCCCATACCCCGCTTAAGCGAGATATGGGTTATTGTTATTTCAGGATATTGCTACATTTCTTTAACAATTCAGATACACTAAGACAAAAGTCTTATCCATTTGTAGATGAAACTTCAACAGCAGCTAGGTCTAGAGGGAAATTGTGAGCATTACGTTCATGCATTACTTCCATACCAAGGTTTGCACGGTTGATGATATCAGCCCAAGTGTTAATAACACGACCCTGACTGTCAACTACAGATTGGTTAAAATTAAAACCATTTAGGTTGAAAGCCATAGTGCTAATACCTAAAGCAGTGAACCAAATACCAATTACAGGCCAAGCAGCCAAGAAGAAATGTAAAGAACGAGAATTGTTGAAACTAGCATATTGGAAGATCAATCGCCCAAAATAACCATGAGCAGCTACGATATTATAAGTCTCTTCCTCTTGGCCGAATCTGTAACCTTCATTAGCAGATTCGTTTTCAGTGGTTTCCCTGATCAAACTAGAGGTTACCAAGGAACCATGCATAGCACTAAATAGGGAGCCGCCGAATACACCAGCTACACCTAACATGTGAAATGGGTGCATAAGAATGTTGTGTTCTGCCTGGAATACAATCATGAAGTTGAAAGTACCAGATATTCCTAAAGGCATACCATCAGAAAAACTTCCTTGACCAATAGGATAGATCAAGAAAACAGCAGCTGCTGCTGCAACAGGAGCTGAATATGCAACAGCAATCCAAGGACGCATACCCAAACGGAAACTTAGTTCCCACTCACGACCCATGTAACAAGCTACACCAAGTAAAAAATGTAGAACAATTAACTCGTAAGGACCGCCATTGTATAACCACTCATCAACGGATGCTGCTTCCCAAATTGGGTAAAAATGCAAACCTATAGCTGCGGAAGTAGGAATAATGGCACCAGAAATAATATTATTTCCATAAAGTAGAGAACCAGAAACTGGTTCACGAATACCATCAATATCTACTGGAGGGGCAGCAATGAAGGCGATAATAAATACAGAAGTTGCGGTCAATAAGGTAGGGATCATCAAAACACCGAACCATCCAATGTAAAGACGGTTTTCAGTGCTGGTTATCCAGTTGCAGAAGCGACCCCATAGGCTTGTACTTTCGCGTCTCTCTAAAATTGCAGTCATGGTAAGATCTTGGTTTATTCAATTTATTAAGGACTCCCAAGCAT
This genomic stretch from Zingiber officinale chloroplast, complete genome harbors:
- the psbA gene encoding photosystem II protein D1: MTAILERRESTSLWGRFCNWITSTENRLYIGWFGVLMIPTLLTATSVFIIAFIAAPPVDIDGIREPVSGSLLYGNNIISGAIIPTSAAIGLHFYPIWEAASVDEWLYNGGPYELIVLHFLLGVACYMGREWELSFRLGMRPWIAVAYSAPVAAAAAVFLIYPIGQGSFSDGMPLGISGTFNFMIVFQAEHNILMHPFHMLGVAGVFGGSLFSAMHGSLVTSSLIRETTENESANEGYRFGQEEETYNIVAAHGYFGRLIFQYASFNNSRSLHFFLAAWPVIGIWFTALGISTMAFNLNGFNFNQSVVDSQGRVINTWADIINRANLGMEVMHERNAHNFPLDLAAVEVSSTNG